GGGATGACGTTGTCTGCCACCTCGTTCGGTCCCCATGTCAGCTCGATCATCGGCCAACCGATGGCGAAAGCGATGTGGGAGAGCGCTCTATGGGAAGTGGAAGCGGCCCGCGCGAATCAGACATTAAAACAATACGTCCAAGCCGGCGATGCCGTGGCATGCGGCCGGACGATTGGCATCGGTCTGCTCAGTCAGACGTTGAACGCCATCGAGGCTGCGCTCGCGTCCGGATTCGACCGGATCAAGTTAAAAGCGTCCCCGCATGAACTGCTTCCTGCGCTCGGCGAGATTCGCAGCGTTTTTCCGGACGCCCCGCTCATGATTGATTTGAACGGAAGTGGCTCCGAGCAATCGCTTGACTGGTTCGAGGCATTGGACACCTACCGTCTCTTGATGATCGAACAGCCTTATCCGAGCACATATTGGGTCGAGACAGCGGACTTGCAGGCACGGCTCACCACACCGATTTGTCTCGATGAATCGATCAGTGCGGCTCAAGACGTGGCGACGATGCATCGACTTCGAGCCGGTCGCATCGTCAATATCAAACCGGCCCGCGTCGGCGGCTGGAGCGAGGCGCTCGCGATTCGCGATAGCGGCACCCCCTACTGGGTCGGTGGGATGTATGAGTCCTCCATCGGCCGTTATCACACGCTCTTATTCGCCTCATTGAACGGAACCGCCTACCCGGCCGATATGGCCGGGACGAGCGCTTACTTCGAGACCGATTTGCTCGATACCCCGCTCGAAGTCGAGAACGGACAATTGATGCTTCCCGACCAGGTCGCACCGGATTGGACGAAAATCGAGCAACTGAGCGAACAGACGATTCGACTCCTGTAAAAACTCCGCAAAAAAGGCGGCAGACTTCGCGTCTGCCGCCTTTTCATCGTTAACGGAATGTGCCCGTCAATACTTCATAGCCGTCTTTCGTGACGACGACCGTGTGCTCGAACTGGGAGACGAGGCTGTTGTTCGGGGTGAACAACGACCAACCGTCCTCTTCTGATTGATAGACGATTTCATCTTTTGTCGAGATGAACGTCTCGACGGCAATGACTTGTCCTTCTTTCAAGATGTCGTTCTCTTCACGGCTATAGTAGTTGGAAATCGTCTCCGGCTCACCGTGGAGCGTGCGACCGAGGCCATGGCCCGCCAAGTTACGAATGACCGTGAAGCCGTTCTTACGGGCATCGGCATAAATCGCTTTCCCGATTTGGTTGACCTTGACGCCCGCCTTCACTTTGCTGAGACCCGCTTCGAGCGATGTCAATGACACTTCGACCAACCGCTCGTGTTTAGCCGATTTCGGTGTGCCCGCGATGACCGTACGTCCTGTGTCGGCATAGTAGCCGTCCTTCACGGCCGATACGTCGACGTTGACCACGTCGCCGTCTTGGATGACGAGGTCACCTGGAATCCCATGGGCTGCGACTTCATTGATGGAGATACACGTATAACCCGGGAACTCATACATCGTGATTGGGGCCGAGGCGGCCCCTTCCGCTTCTAAAACACGCTGCCCGATTTCATCCAACTGTTTCGTCGTCATGCCTGGCTTGACTGCTTTCGCCATCTCATCGCGAGCCAAGGCGACAATCCGCCCAATCTCGCGCAATGCATCGTAATCATAATCTAACATCATTTTCCCTCTCAATCTAATAGTCGATTTTGATATAAGAACTCTTCAGATAAATCGGCAAACAAGAACATGCCGTCCGGTAACGGATAACTGAACGTCCGCGTCACTTCGTTCGAACTGAAGTCGCGATAATCCTCGGACAAGTAGCCCCGTCCGCGCACGTCCATCGCTGCCATCGTCCGAATAAAGTACGGACGGAAACTCCAATTATAGCCGCGATACGTGTTATCGACCGTCCAAGCGGACTGTGCCTGATAGACGTTTGCGCTCGTCTGGAACCCGGTTTGGTCCGTCAAATAGTAACGGACGAACGTCCCTTCGAGTTTCGGGGCAATATGGAGCAACCATTCATCTTTCTTATCGCGCGACCACTTCCCGCTTTGGACGAGGTCGTGGATTTGTTTATGGAGTTCGAACTCCAATTCATATAATCGCTTTAATCGCTCTTGATCGTGTAAGAAGAACGACGGTACTTCTTGCGTCAATACGCTCATACCTTTCGCTTCGCGCGGCGGCATCGCATCGCTTTGCCCGAGGAGACTTCCCATATAATAACGTCCGCCATGACGCCACGCATAACGCAACTGTCCGAGATGGTCGATCGATTTATAGAGGAGCGGAGCCCCGAGACGGGAAGCGATATATTCCATCGTCTGAAGCATTTGCGGATACGTGACCGATAACGTCTTCTTCTCGACCATCGTCGCCAAATCGACGAGCAACATCTCAGGCGCCACCGTCATGATGTCTTCGATGCTCGTTGATTCTGCGAAGTCGAGCGCGACTTTAACACCAGATGAACGATAATATTGGACGACTCGTGACAAGCGTGACACGTCAACGAGATCCGTCCCTTGAAGCGTCACATAAATGCGATGGAGCGGGAAGTTCAATTCTCGAAGCGGGGCCAAAAACGCCTCGCCTCCTTGTTCGAGAATCCACTCTGACCGACATCGGAACGTGACGAATTGCGTCGCATCCCTTAACTGTTCGGCCGCTAAACGCTCCATCCGTTTGGCGATATCGAGCTGATACTCGAGCGGAACGTCATCGTCGTAAAAGAATGGGGTGAGCGACTCGCCCCTGAACTGTCCATGGACCATATAACCTTCTACTTGGAAGGTGGCGGCTCCCAGGATTGGTTCAAATGTCACTTCGACTTCTTCTGGATTCATCATCACATCCACTGCGTCCAACTTGATCACCTCGTCTTTTTTCTAAACACGAAAGCGAGCTGGGTTCAGCTCGCTCGTGTATGCACATACATATAGGCACCGAAACAAGCAATGAAATATACGATACTCATCACACCGTAGCCGATTCCCATCTTCCCGCCCACGCCGATGGCCATCACAAGCCAAATCATCGCGCCGAACAGAAGCGTGGCGACCGGGATATATCGAAAATTCGGACGCTCGGTCCGCGTAATAATCGGTTTCAAAGCCAGAACGCACGCCACTAGTATGACGAGACCAAAACCTAGTTCAATCATCCGTTGACACCTCATTTTTCTGTCTCTACTCATTTAGTGTAGCATGACACCAAAAAAAAAACCGCAAATCCACTTAGGGAGATGCGGTTTTAGTTATTGATTAGTCACGCGGACGGCGTGGGCCACGGTCGTCTGAACGACGACGGTCGTCTCCACCCGTGCGTTTGCCACGGTATCCACCGCCGCCACCGCTGCGTCCACCACGGTCACCGCCACCACGACGTTCTCCGCCGCCGCTGCGATTTCCACGGTATCCACCACGGTCGTTACGTCCACCTTGACGTTTGACGCGTACTGGTTCTGCATACGAGATTTCAACCGGAGTTGAATCTGGCTCTTTCGTCAATCCACGAAGTGCCGCTGCAAGAAGCTCGACTGCTTCGTATTCTTCAAGAAGCTCAGTCGCAAGTTGCGTGTAAGCTTTGAAGTCGCCCGCTTGAACACGTTCGATCAATTCTTCAGCTGATTGCTTTTGGTTGCCCTCGAGCACTTCTGCGATTGTCGGTACGTGACGACGGTTCATTTTCTTGTTCGTTACGCGTTCGATTGCTTTGACTTGACCGAATTCACGTGGCGTGATGAACGTAAGGGCTGTACCTGTTTTACCAGCGCGGCCTGTACGTCCGATGCGGTGCACGTAGCTTTCCGGATCTTGTGGGACGTCAAAGTTGTAAACGTGAGTAACACCTGAGATATCAAGACCACGGGCTGCAACGTCTGTCGCGACCAAGATGTCAATCGTGCCGTTTTTGAAACGACGGATGACTTGGTCACGTTTTGATTGCGTTAAGTCACCGTGAAGACCATCAGCCGTGTAACCACGTTTGATGAGTGCTTCTGTCACTTCGTCAACACGTTTCTTCGTACGAGCGAAGATGATGCTGAGTTCTGGCGAGTCGATGTCGATCAAACGGCAAAGCGTATCGAATTTTTGACCTTCGCGCAATTCAAGGAATTGTTGGTTGATGTTCTCAACTGTCATTTCCTTCGCTTTTACTTTGATGATTGTCGGCGACTTCATGAAGCGCTCAGCAATCTTCTTGATTTGTGGTGGCATTGTTGCAGAGAAGAGAAGCGTTTGACGTTCAGCCGGAAGGCCTTTCAAAATCATCTCGATGTCTTCAACGAAGCCCATGTTGAGCATTTCATCTGCCTCGTCCAAGATCACAGTTTGGATCTCGTCGAGTTTGATCGTCTTACGCTTCATGTGGTCCATGAGGCGGCCCGGTGTGGCAACGACGATTTGTGGGTTCTTTTTCAAACCACGGATTTGGCGGTCGATTTGTTGGCCACCGTATACTGGAAGTGCGTAAACGCGCTTCGCTTCACCGATTTTGTTCAATTCTTCTGCAACTTGAATCGCAAGTTCACGTGTCGGTGCAAGAACAAGTGCTTGGACTTGACGTGCCTTTGTGTCGATTCGCTCAATTGTCGGAATACCGAAAGCTGCTGTTTTCCCTGTACCTGTTTGCGCTTGACCTAATACGTCCACTCCTGTGAGTGCGACAGGAATTGTCTCAGCTTGGATCGGTGTAGCTTCTTCGAAGCCCATTTTGAGTACACCTTTTACTAATGCTTCACTTAACTGTAAATCTTGGAATTTTGTCAAATTATATTCTCCTTTTTTCATACAAAAAACGTCTGAGGTTTTGTTCTACAGACGTTTTTCCAATGTTTCCTCGTAGTCAACTTTACTAACTATAACGTATTTGTTTCTAAAATGAAAGAAATACATTCTAAAACTTTTCATAGCCACCTGGACATGAGTTATCTTATTTCAATTTATAGCCGTTGTCGAGTTTTTCAACTTGCTTTTCTTT
This sequence is a window from Exiguobacterium mexicanum. Protein-coding genes within it:
- the map gene encoding type I methionyl aminopeptidase encodes the protein MLDYDYDALREIGRIVALARDEMAKAVKPGMTTKQLDEIGQRVLEAEGAASAPITMYEFPGYTCISINEVAAHGIPGDLVIQDGDVVNVDVSAVKDGYYADTGRTVIAGTPKSAKHERLVEVSLTSLEAGLSKVKAGVKVNQIGKAIYADARKNGFTVIRNLAGHGLGRTLHGEPETISNYYSREENDILKEGQVIAVETFISTKDEIVYQSEEDGWSLFTPNNSLVSQFEHTVVVTKDGYEVLTGTFR
- the menC gene encoding o-succinylbenzoate synthase, whose amino-acid sequence is MIRRAELYIVPLTFKHPIVTAHAVLTTRRTVILRLETVDGVVGYGEGVAFETPWYTAETVRSVIDTSALIVQLLKGMTLSATSFGPHVSSIIGQPMAKAMWESALWEVEAARANQTLKQYVQAGDAVACGRTIGIGLLSQTLNAIEAALASGFDRIKLKASPHELLPALGEIRSVFPDAPLMIDLNGSGSEQSLDWFEALDTYRLLMIEQPYPSTYWVETADLQARLTTPICLDESISAAQDVATMHRLRAGRIVNIKPARVGGWSEALAIRDSGTPYWVGGMYESSIGRYHTLLFASLNGTAYPADMAGTSAYFETDLLDTPLEVENGQLMLPDQVAPDWTKIEQLSEQTIRLL
- a CDS encoding EAL-associated domain-containing protein codes for the protein MIKLDAVDVMMNPEEVEVTFEPILGAATFQVEGYMVHGQFRGESLTPFFYDDDVPLEYQLDIAKRMERLAAEQLRDATQFVTFRCRSEWILEQGGEAFLAPLRELNFPLHRIYVTLQGTDLVDVSRLSRVVQYYRSSGVKVALDFAESTSIEDIMTVAPEMLLVDLATMVEKKTLSVTYPQMLQTMEYIASRLGAPLLYKSIDHLGQLRYAWRHGGRYYMGSLLGQSDAMPPREAKGMSVLTQEVPSFFLHDQERLKRLYELEFELHKQIHDLVQSGKWSRDKKDEWLLHIAPKLEGTFVRYYLTDQTGFQTSANVYQAQSAWTVDNTYRGYNWSFRPYFIRTMAAMDVRGRGYLSEDYRDFSSNEVTRTFSYPLPDGMFLFADLSEEFLYQNRLLD
- a CDS encoding DEAD/DEAH box helicase, which produces MTKFQDLQLSEALVKGVLKMGFEEATPIQAETIPVALTGVDVLGQAQTGTGKTAAFGIPTIERIDTKARQVQALVLAPTRELAIQVAEELNKIGEAKRVYALPVYGGQQIDRQIRGLKKNPQIVVATPGRLMDHMKRKTIKLDEIQTVILDEADEMLNMGFVEDIEMILKGLPAERQTLLFSATMPPQIKKIAERFMKSPTIIKVKAKEMTVENINQQFLELREGQKFDTLCRLIDIDSPELSIIFARTKKRVDEVTEALIKRGYTADGLHGDLTQSKRDQVIRRFKNGTIDILVATDVAARGLDISGVTHVYNFDVPQDPESYVHRIGRTGRAGKTGTALTFITPREFGQVKAIERVTNKKMNRRHVPTIAEVLEGNQKQSAEELIERVQAGDFKAYTQLATELLEEYEAVELLAAALRGLTKEPDSTPVEISYAEPVRVKRQGGRNDRGGYRGNRSGGGERRGGGDRGGRSGGGGGYRGKRTGGDDRRRSDDRGPRRPRD